The Rahnella aquatilis CIP 78.65 = ATCC 33071 genomic sequence GCTTGATAATCAGCAACTGCGTTCGCTACTTCCTGAAGCCAGCGAGCCTATCGACCAGTCTCCCCCCGCTGATGATGACATCCCGCAAGATGATCTTGACGACAAAACTGTCAATGAAGCGGGCGTGCATGAGTACGTGGTTTCTACCGGCGATACCCTCAGCAGCATTCTGAATCAGTACGGCATTGATATGTCGGAAATCGCTGCGCTTTCAGACGCCAACCGCGATTTACGTAATCTGAAAATTGGTCAGCAAATTTCGTGGACGCTCAATGATGCCGGTGATTTACAGCGCCTGACATGGGAAAAATCGCGTCGCGAAACCTATACCTTTGACCGTTCCGGAAATACCTTCAAATCCTCTCTGGAAACCCTGAAAGGGGAATGGAAAGACTCCGTATTGAAAGGGACGCTGAACGGCAGTTTTGTCACCAGTGCCAAAGCGGCAGGGCTGAGCAGCGCTGAAGTCAGTGCTGTCATTAAGGCGCTGCAATGGCAACTCGATTTCCGTAAATTGAAGAAAGGCGACGACTTTGCGGTACTGATGTCCAATGAAGTGCTGGACGGTAAGAACGAGCAAAGTGAATTGCAGGCCGTGCGTATGCGCACTGGCGGTAAAGACTACTACGCTGTGCGCGCCGAAGACGGTAAGTTCTATGACCGTACCGGCAGCGGGCTGGCGAAAGGTTTTCTGCGCTTCCCGACAGGGAAACAGTACCGTGTTTCGTCTAACTTCAATCCGCGTCGTCTGAATCCGGTGACCGGGCGTATTGCGCCGCACCGTGG encodes the following:
- the mepM gene encoding murein DD-endopeptidase MepM; its protein translation is MQLIARSIALAYSNLPRPHRIMLGSLTVVTLAVAVWKPLAYHPDNDLSDTRPLVKNITLDNQQLRSLLPEASEPIDQSPPADDDIPQDDLDDKTVNEAGVHEYVVSTGDTLSSILNQYGIDMSEIAALSDANRDLRNLKIGQQISWTLNDAGDLQRLTWEKSRRETYTFDRSGNTFKSSLETLKGEWKDSVLKGTLNGSFVTSAKAAGLSSAEVSAVIKALQWQLDFRKLKKGDDFAVLMSNEVLDGKNEQSELQAVRMRTGGKDYYAVRAEDGKFYDRTGSGLAKGFLRFPTGKQYRVSSNFNPRRLNPVTGRIAPHRGVDFAVPVGTPVLAVGDGEVVVAKNGGAAGNYVAIRHGRQYMTRYMHLRKLLVKPGQKVKRGDRIALSGNTGRSTGPHLHFEMWINQLAVNPLTAKLPRTEGLTGKDRSTYLATVRQVVPQLKLD